One region of Glycine max cultivar Williams 82 chromosome 9, Glycine_max_v4.0, whole genome shotgun sequence genomic DNA includes:
- the LOC100500481 gene encoding uncharacterized protein LOC100500481 has protein sequence MYVDHAFSISDEDVMMGTSYTVNNKPPIKEIALAVSLLVCGVLGIVIGSLMAYNHVGGDTAHGIFFAILGFILFIPGFYYTRIAYYAYKGYKGFSFSNIPPV, from the exons ATGTACGTTGATCACGCGTTTTCGATTTCGGACGAGGATGTCATGATGGGAACCTCGTACACCGTCAACAACAAACCCCCCATCAAGGAGATCGCCCTCGCCGTTTCCCTCCTCGTTTGCGGCGTCCTCGGCATCGTCATCGGTTCCCTCATGGCCTACAACCATGTCGGCGGCGACACTGCTCACg GGATCTTCTTTGCAATTCTGGGATTTATCTTGTTCATACCGGGTTTCTACTACACGCGGATTGCGTATTATGCTTACAAAGGATACAAAGGGTTCTCTTTCTCTAACATACCACCCGTGTAG
- the LOC100777703 gene encoding Glutaredoxin-C4-like precursor: protein MVARLAVTALVLIALATISLQSSASASSVGKFVDETITSHKIVIFSKTYCPYCRRAKAVFKELNQVPHVVELDEREDGSKIQDIMVNIVGRRTVPQVFINGKHLGGSDDTVEAYESGHLHKLLGIEKKDHDDL, encoded by the exons ATGGTTGCGAGACTCGCGGTAACAGCGCTGGTGCTGATAGCTTTGGCAACAATTTCTCTCCAATCTTCAGCTTCAGCTTCATCAGTGGGTAAATTCGTCGACGAAACCATCACTTCCCACAAGATCGTCATTTTTTCCAAGACCTATTGCCC GTACTGTAGAAGAGCAAAAGCTGTTTTCAAAGAGTTGAACCAAGTTCCACATGTTGTTGAGCTCGATGAGAGAG AGGATGGTTCAAAGATTCAGGATATCATGGTTAATATTGTTGGGAGGCGTACTGTGCCACAAGTTTTCATCAATGGAAAACACCTTGGAGGCTCAGATG ATACTGTTGAAGCTTACGAGAGCGGACACCTGCATAAACTTCTAGGAATCGAGAAAAAGGATCATGATGATCTCTGA